In Petroclostridium xylanilyticum, the genomic stretch CAAGGCTTTACAGGATTTTTGTCTTATTTAAGTGTCAAACATGGGATTATATGACTTTTCCTTTATAAATGCAATATTTTTATATGGGAAGGGCGTATATTTTTTAGCTGAAGAATATTATTAACAGACTCTAAGCCTTTTCGCAAAGTTCTTTCCATAATATTCGTCAACTAAATTAAATGCACGTACACCTGCTCAATAAATACCTTTTTCATTCAAGAATGTCTTATACTCCATGTCACTTTTTAAAATATGACTTGAAATCCAATCAGCAATAAATTGAATTATTTCCAGTACCGCCTCATTTTGCTTTCCCTCTAAATCTTTTCTCTCAATCTTTTGAACTTTTTTTATAAAAAAATCATGTTCAATCTTGTGGCTTTCAAACTTATCAAAGTTATTTTCCTGCATCAATTTTTCCTCATAATTAAAATGATATATGGTGTATGCTTTTAACTCTTCTAAAATTTCGATTAAATTGTCATAATGGTCATACTCATCCTTGAGTGAGGCAATCTCAAATGCTTTGGAACCCAATTCAAATAATTTTTTATGCTGATTATCAA encodes the following:
- a CDS encoding bacteriohemerythrin: MLLKWKDTYSCNIAEIDNQHKKLFELGSKAFEIASLKDEYDHYDNLIEILEELKAYTIYHFNYEEKLMQENNFDKFESHKIEHDFFIKKVQKIERKDLEGKQNEAVLEIIQFIADWISSHILKSDMEYKTFLNEKGIY